The Lonchura striata isolate bLonStr1 chromosome 16, bLonStr1.mat, whole genome shotgun sequence genome contains the following window.
ACATCCTGAGGTCTGAGCAGAGGGCACAGACTTTCAGCAGGGCATGGTAGGTGATGAGGTTCAGCTCCTCATttttgctctgcagctgctgccgcaGTTTCAGGGCGCTCTGCAGCCCCGAGTCCTTCCATGGAGACTCAGCACAGGCATTGAACAGGGCTGTGTAAGTGGCCTCTGTGGGGATTAACCCTCGTTTTTTCATCtaaaggaagagaagaaggaTTTGAACTGGCCTTTTTACAAAAGGACAGCTTGAATCTTTTAACTTGTTTTTAAGAGTTTCAAGCTAAGATGGTGCTAACGCTAACTCGGAGGTATTTTGGAGACAAAGTAACATGAGTGAATGCTTTAAATGCTTTTAGCTTAGAAAATGCTTTGAGGGAGAAGTTAAACCTACATCATTGTAGAGCTTGAATGCCTTCTTCACATAGCCAACCCTGCCACAGCCGCCAATGAGAACAGTGTAATTGCCTTCTTCTGGCTGGACACGCTCCTCCTTCAGCATCTGCACCTCAAACAGCTCCAGAGCCTCTGCCAGCTACAAGGATGAGAAAAATCCATCAGGAGGCAGCAAGAGAATCAACTACAACAGATATTAATATATGCAGCTGTAGGCAGATTGTAGTCTAAATCCTACAATGTGTGTGGTTCCTCACAAGAAGGCTGGAGAGGGTCTTTGGATGAGGGCATGTGGTAACAGGATGGGGGAGGGAAGGTTTTAAGCTGACAGAGGAGAGATTTAGGtcggatattgggaagaaatcctttacTGTGAGGGAAGCAAGGCAttagcacaggttgcccagagaagctgtggctgccccatccctggaagtgtccaaggccaggctggacagggcttggggcagcctggggtagtggaaggtgttcctgcccatggcaggggtggaactggatgatccttaaggtctcttccaacccaaactgttttATTATGATTCTACAGgaaattcttattttaattttttcggTACGGATGCCAAGTGATAGAGGCTGGTCAAAACGGCATCTTTCATCAGTGCTAttaaaaacaagagaagagctGGGTTCAAACCTTGTCCTCTTTGATGAGGGCCTTGCACCGTAGAAAGTACCAGTATGGAGTGTTCTTAGGGCCACGTCGGGGTTTCCTTTCTggttcttcttctccttcttctcgaAGCTTTAAATCCCGAAAGCGCGCTGAGGTTTTGTGGTAATACTTTCTAGAGGAAAATTTATCAGACAGCGTCCCGAACTCCACaccttcatcatcatcatcatcgtcATCCTTCTGCTCCTCGGTAGCTCCAGCTGAGGTGCCAGGTCTGATCTCTCTCGGGTCGCTGCCGGGCAGTTTGGAGGAGGCCTGGGAGGAGCTGCACGTTCTCCAGCCCGGCAGCGGGCCCTGGCCGGGGGGCCGGGACAGGAGCGGCGCCTGCCCCCGTCCAACCGCAGGGGCTGCGCACCGCGCCTGCAGCAGGGCGGGGGAGGCGTAGCGGCACCAGCGGGGGACGAGGAGCCGCAGGGAGCCCATGATGTGCCCGCGGTCCCCGGACCGGGACCGGCAGCGGGACCCGGGACCGGCAGCGGGACCCGGGACCAGGACCGGCCCCGCCCCGTCCCGCCTCTGACCCGCGGCGCCTGCGCGCGCGGAAGGGGCGGGTCCCCGGCGGTCTCTGATTGGGCGGAGCGCGCGCGCTGCCCGCCGGGCGGCGGCGCCCCGAGCGCTGATTGGGCGGAGCGCGCGCGCTGCCCGTCGGGCGGCCGTGCCCGCCGTGGGTTCCGTCATtccgcgggcgggcggcgcggggcggccacggggctgccgccgccgcctcccctcAGTGAAAGCGCTGccggcgcggagcggagcgggccgggccgggcccgcccgggcccgcccgcccgccgccacCAACACCGCCACCATTCCGCCCCTACCTTCCCGTTGCCGGCGGCCCCCAGCTGCCACCATGCAAGAGCTCATCGCCAGCGTGGATCACATCACGTTCGACCTGGAGCTGGccgtggagcagcagctgggggcacAGCCGCTCCCCTTCCCTGGCATGGACAGTGCGTGTGGGCTCTCTCCTCCGCGGGGTGCTCGGGCCGGGGCCGTGGGGCCGAGGAGGGTGGGCTGGGCAGGCCTGGGGTGCCTGGCAGGTTTGCAGGGATCTGAGCTTCTTCCTCAGGTCTTACCCATAGAGCCACCCAAATTCCACTTTCCCCGTGTGGTTTCTGTCATAACCtaggtgtttttcttttctacttaGTGAAATTCGTAGTTACTGCCAGCCAGGCTAGAAAATTAAAGTTCAGATATTACCGTGAATAAACATCACTCTCCTGCACAGTACTTTATATTTcccttttcattcccttttgGTAGTTGAGGCATTTTGATGGGAAGAGTCATCAGCTTTAGGTATAGCCATTTCTGACTCTGTAATTCTTTTCCTTCAGTCTGACACAGACTCAGGAGACTCATAGTTTGCTGAATTTTTCTGGTGGGACTACTAAATTTGTGTTTAACTCCCTTGAATGTTCCTCTTTGTCAGGATCTGCAAGGGCTGACATGATAATGGTTGTTTTAGGCAGTTCTGATAACTTGTAATGCCATGACTACAAATACAGCGTTCAGGAGTTGGACTCTGATGATCCCTATGGGTCCcatccagctcaggatattctgtgatatGACTGACTTAACAGCAGAGGAAAACCCAGTCAAAAACATAAATaactgaaaagcaaagcagacaCCTCCAAATCTCTGCAAACTCGCCTTGCTCTTCCTCAAGAAGAAAACAGGTATTTTTGTGTGCCAGGCTTTAACAAGGAACTCCTGCAGGAAAGTAAATCCTCCAAACCAAAATGTTGCTTTTCTCTTGATGTTGGAGATAAGATTTTCTTTCTAGGGCAGGAAATGTTTTAAAGCTTGCCATTAAGCTTtggtaaaataaataatatttcctTGTTCTCTCCCCAGAATCGGGCGCAGCTGtctgtgagttttttttaaaggcgGCATGTGGAAAAGGCAAGTTGTGTGGAATATTGGAAAAGGCAGTTATTCTCACAGGACTGGGAGGGTGAAAACAGATTTTCCAGCACTGATTATAGTGTTCTTGTTTTGTAAAAATGAGGGGATAACCTAGATAGAGGAGAAAACTGAAGGGTGTTGGAATATCTGCAGCAATTGGGAAATAATGGTATTTTTTAAGGGAGCTGGGaagtaaaaaagcaaaactacTGTTAAAGGAAGGTTTGAACTCGCCATAAGGTGACTTTGGTGTGGATCTGCCTCTTAGTTGCTGTGGTTTTTAGTTTCCAGGATTAAGAGCTGTAGACTTCACTGTGAAGCTCATTAGAGGGTATCACAAGGCTGTTTTGGAACTCCCTGTTTTGCTGTTATCACTTAAGGCTGAAATCATAGGTGATGTCTTCTGAAACCCTTCTTGCAGAGGAGTTGCTGTTGCCCTGTGTGACACACttgatttgttcttttttcccttctccttgccCCACCCACCCTTCCACAGGAGGCATGTGCCCGTTCAGACACATCAGTGGGGAAAAGACAGTTGTTTGTAAACACTGGCTACGAGGACTGTGCAAAAAGGGAGACCAGTGCGAGTTCCTGCACGAGTATGACATGACCAAGATGCCTGAGTGTTACTTCTACTCCAAATTTGGTAAGTAGCTCCTGCTTAGTCTTCCCTGCAGGTATGGGAGTCTGAAGAAGATCCCTCCTCAGAGCACTACGTTCTTCTGTGTCTCATGTTGGATTGACATTTTTCCAGATCACACCTTATTATCCACATAAATTTGTGATGTATTGCAGATGTCTTCACTGCTTGTGCCCTTGCAGGAAGAGGCGGGAAACTgctttttttactgctttttctgCCTTAAGTTCATTTTCTGGGGGTATGAAATTAGTAGGCTGAGCAGCTGGTCCTTGCATGACTCTGATTTTGGGAAGCTGATGAGCAGCAGAGGGCATGGGTGTGCAAAATTTTGTGCACTAGCTTTCCAGCTCTGGAGGTCTGGACATAATGAGGCAACTTGGTGCTAGAAACTTACGGTCTTATAGGTTTCCTTGGATTGAGGTTAGTGTGCAGTTTGTCGTTTCTCCACACTTCCAGTGCACtaaatgtttgggttttgttatCATGACTGCTCTTTCAAATTTAGTTCCCccattgtttttaaaaacataaataatgtAGTCTGGTAGAACTTGGCTCACCAGGGGTGAGTCCTTGGAGCTCTTCATGGAGGTTAAGGTGCCTGAACTTACAAACATTAGTAACAGCTCTGTGGGAGCTACATGATCCAGGTAATGTTTTGAGAGTCATTTTGATCTCAAACCTGCACAATTGACTGAGAAGTGTGTTTGCCTTTGGTACAGGGGAATGCAGTAACAAGGAATGTCCATTCTTGCACATTGACCCGGAGTCGAAGATCAAAGACTGTCCCTGGTATGACAGAGGCTTCTGTAAACACGGTATGTGCCTCCCACAGTTTCTGTTCTTGTGCCTGGAGATCAAGGGGGAGTGTTGCTGCTCCATCTTTGCATGATCTGCTGGTGATGTGCTGGGATCTGGATGCCTGGAGTGTGAACTGCTGAGCTTTGTGTTGTTGCAGGTCCCCTGTGCAGGCATCGGCACACTCGGAGAGTCATTTGTGTGAATTACCTGGTAGGATTCTGTCCAGAGGGGCCTGCCTGTAAATTCATGCAGTGAGTATGCTCCAGGCCTGCTCTGCAGCCTTGTGTTTCCCTTGTGTTCTGGTACATGTCAAATGAGGGTGCTTCCGTGCTTCCCAATGGTTTGGAGATTTGCCACTGTTTAGTTGGGCCATATTTTTACTGGTTTGTGGATTGAAAAAGtatttacaagagcatgtagtgacaggacaaagaaGAATGGTTTAAAACTGAAAgtgagtaggtttagattaggcattagaaaaaaaattcttccctgtaagggtggggaggccctgacacaggttgctcagagaagctgtgtctgccccatccctgaagggTAGATGgagtttggagcaacctgggatagttcAGAGTgttcctgcctgtggcaggggaggTTGGAACTGTATGAGCTTtgaatcccttccaacccaaaccagtctatGATATGGGGCAGGGCTTCTCCAGGGAGTTCCCAGTAAGATTGGCATGGTGATTAGGTGCCATCAGTGCAGTGGAATCACATGGATTTATATTCCAGAAGGCAGAGGGATATGCTACACGTATGTAAAGAGAAGTGAGGAGGGGGAGGTCTGTTTCCTGTGAGCCAGATTTAACTGGCTgaatgttttgttgtttggagTTACTTGACTGAGCTGATGATAAAATGTTGGCATATGATTTGAGAATCCATTTTCTTGTTTCCATCTAAACCAGCCCTCGGTTTGAACTGCCAATGGGAACCACAGAGCAACCACCACTGCCTCAGCCAACACAAACACAGCAAAAGGTACCCAGATTCCCTGCCTCCCTACACAGCCACCCTCAAACCTCTCCCACAGTGCTTTAAAATAGATTAGGTTGTCAAGTGGTCAAAATTGGGCACCCAGGCTCTTGGGTCTGGAAGTGAGAATTAAGCAGTGAGCAACCCTGAGTGCCATTGTAGTGATGAAACCCCACAATTGTTCCAGCTTCACATGGAGATCATGTCACAGAACACTCCCACGCTACACAGAAACACATCATGTGTGGTTGTGCAGCAGTCTGCCAGGTTTTGTAATCAGGGTGACATCCCTCCGTGATGGCAATGATATTTTAGCAGCCTAAACCTACTCTCCAAATCTGCtttccagagaaaagcagaatcaCTGGGCTTTGTAAGGCTTAGTGCttgatttcttctttctggtgctccagctggcagagcacCCACACACAGATTTGGAGGAAAATTGATCATTTGACATATGGGGTGCTCTTTTCCCTtcttaacaaaacaaaaaccacaaagatCTTTATCCTTGATGCACTTAACGAGTCAGAACTCTTCTCCTACCCAACAGAGGACACCCCAAGTCATTGGAGTAATGCAATCTCAAAATAACAACAGTGGAAACAGAGGACCCCGGCCATTGGAACAGGTCACCTGCTACAAGGTAATGCAGAGGGAAGGGCTGAGGAGGGAAAGCAACAAGATTTTTCACAATGTAAAAAGGTTCATGACTTCTGAGCTCTGCTCAGTACGCACTGTGTGGTGCCTGCATACAGCTGTGGGAATTGGCCTCGAGTTCTGAGGCCATTGCCTTGCTGTGACAATGACAAATTCTGTAGTACTTTGCTGTCTGCTAATAAACAGGAAAACCCTGCCCCAAAAACTGAA
Protein-coding sequences here:
- the CPSF4 gene encoding cleavage and polyadenylation specificity factor subunit 4, which codes for MQELIASVDHITFDLELAVEQQLGAQPLPFPGMDKSGAAVCEFFLKAACGKGGMCPFRHISGEKTVVCKHWLRGLCKKGDQCEFLHEYDMTKMPECYFYSKFGECSNKECPFLHIDPESKIKDCPWYDRGFCKHGPLCRHRHTRRVICVNYLVGFCPEGPACKFMHPRFELPMGTTEQPPLPQPTQTQQKRTPQVIGVMQSQNNNSGNRGPRPLEQVTCYKCGEKGHYANRCTKGHLAFLSGQ